A window of the Artemia franciscana chromosome 21, ASM3288406v1, whole genome shotgun sequence genome harbors these coding sequences:
- the LOC136041091 gene encoding serine/threonine-protein phosphatase 6 regulatory ankyrin repeat subunit B-like: protein MEPGFQACLKATAIIIINIRDVNDNAPRFLSFSYEGIISEAAPVEAVVYAASSSKGRFLNLGSPLILETDDDDSGVNAQITYEILDSLAKAYFTIDPSTASKGCTQVVEYLLKLLIYCFYGETPLHLAAWKGHTRTVEYLLQSGTDVNIRNSYGNTPLYLAVWEGHAQTVEYLIQSGADVNIRNNYGETPLHLAAWEGHTRTVEYLLQSGADVNVKNKNGTYFLKNEAALHFAALKGHTRTVECLLKSGTDVNVRNNYGETPLYLATQEGHTETVECLLQSGADVNIGNKNGNTPLCLAAWKGHTRTVECLLKSGADVNIRKNYGETPLYIAARIGHTQTVEFLIQSGADVNIGNIYGETAFDVAVDDTAVYFASHVLKLRVANLYVSERNIWLSEKTQTSYPAIELKDQFNGTSPLHFAALNGNTQTVECLFKSGTDVNIRNDYGNTPLYLTVLEGHTETVECLIRSGADLSIKNEKGDSLFHFAAWNGDTQTVECLIQSGADLNIKNKKGESLFHFAAWNGDTQTVECLIQSGTDINIRNNYGETPLYLAVLEGHRETVECLIQPGTDLNIKNEKGESLFHFAAWNGDKQTVECLLKSGTDVNIRNNYGNTPLYLAAWEGHTETVEYLIQSGADVNIRNNYGETPFYSAARKGHTQTVKCLIQFGADVYIKNEEGASPLHFPAWNGNTQTVECLLKSGTYVNIRHNYGETPLYLAAWEGHTETVEYLIQSGADVTIRNNYGETSLYFAARKGHIKTVECLIQFGADLNIKNEDGSSPLHFAAWNGNTETVECLLKSGTDSGADVNTRNNYGETPLYLAARKGHTQTVECLIQSGADLNIKNEKGVSPLHFAAWKGHTRTVEYLTQSGADVNVKPEDGASQLHLSCSSGSILISQTCECLLKYGAYVNSKDKYGMTALHYASRSGDKECVATLLEHGSDLDITGRNDRTAFDVAVDDTAVYFPRHVLKLRVANLYVSERNIRLSDKTQTSYLANELKDQFVRELKQMRSETIFCKYNVL, encoded by the exons ATGGAGCCTGGA TTTCAGGCTTGTCTGAAAGCCACTGCCATTATTATAATTAACATTCGTGATGTAAATGATAATGCGCCACGTTTTCTCTCCTTTTCCTATGAGGGTATAATAAGCGAAGCGGCACCTGTGGAAGCTGTTGTATATGCTGCTAGCTCATCGAAAGGTCGTTTCCTCAACCTTGGCTCTCCGTTGATTCTTGAAACGGATGATGATGATTCCGGGGTCAATGCCCAAATTACGTATGAGATTCTTGACTCATTGGCCAAGGCCTATTTTACTATTGATCCTAGTACAG CTTCAAAAGGATGCACACAGGTTGTTGAATATCTTTTGAAACTCCTTATTTATTGCTTTTATGGTGAAACTCcccttcatttagcagcttggAAAGGACACACACGGACTGTTGAATATCTTTTACAGTCTGGTACTgatgttaatataagaaatagTTATGGTAACACTCCCCTTTATTTAGCTGTTTGGGAAGGACACGCACAGACTGttgaatatcttatacaatctggcgctgatgttaatataagaaataattatggTGAAACTCcccttcatttagcagcttggGAAGGACACACACGGACTGTTGAATATCTTTTACAGTCTGGTGCTGAtgttaatgtaaaaaataagaatggtacttattttttaaaaaatgaagctgCACTTCATTTTGCAGCTTTGAAAGGACACACACggactgttgaatgtcttttaaagtctggCACTGATGTTAATGTAAGAAATAATTATGGTGAAACTCCCCTTTATTTAGCAACTCAGGAAGGACACACagagactgttgaatgtcttttacAGTCTGGCGCTGATGTTAATATAGGAAATAAAAATGGTAACACTCCCCTTTGTTTAGCAGCTTGGAAAGGGCACACACggactgttgaatgtcttttaaagtctggcgctgatgttaatataagaaaaaattatggtGAAACTCCCCTTTATATAGCCGCTCGTATAGGACACACACAGACTGTTGAATTTCTTATACAGTCTGGTGCTGATGTTAATATAGGAAATATTTATGGTGAAACAgcttttgatgtagctgttgATGATACTGCTGTTTATTTTGCAAGCCATGTATTAAAACTGAGAGTGGCAAATTTATATGTAAGTGAAAGAAACATATGGCTCTCAGAGAAGACTCAGACAAGTTATCCTGCAATAGAGCTCAAGGATCAATTT AATGGtacaagtccacttcattttgcAGCTTTGAATGGAAACAcacagactgttgaatgtcttttcAAGTCTGGCACTgatgttaatataagaaatGATTATGGTAACACTCCCCTTTATTTAACAGTTTTGGAAGGACACACagagactgttgaatgtcttatACGGTCTGGCGCTGATCTtagtataaaaaatgaaaaaggtgaTAGTCTATTTCATTTTGCAGCTTGGAATGGAGACAcacagactgttgaatgtcttatACAGTCTGGCGCTgatcttaatataaaaaataagaaaggtgAAAGTCTATTTCATTTTGCAGCTTGGAATGGAGACAcacagactgttgaatgtcttatACAGTCTGGCACTGAtattaatataagaaataattatggTGAAACTCCCCTTTATTTAGCAGTTTTGGAAGGACACAGagagactgttgaatgtcttatACAGCCTGGCACTgatcttaatataaaaaatgagaaaggtGAAAGTCTATTTCATTTTGCAGCTTGGAATGGAGACAAacagactgttgaatgtcttttaaagtctggcactgatgttaatataagaaataattatggTAACACTCCCCTTTATTTAGCAGCTTGGGAAGGACACACAGAGACTGTTGAATATCTTATACAGTCTGGCGCTgatgttaatataagaaataattatggTGAAACTCCCTTTTATTCAGCAGCTCGGAAAGGACACACACAGACTGTTAAATGTCTTATACAGTTTGGCGCTGatgtttatataaaaaatgaggaaggtgcaagtccacttcattttCCAGCTTGGAATGGAAACAcacagactgttgaatgtcttttaaagtctggCACTTATGTTAATATAAGACATAATTATGGTGAAACTCCCCTTTATTTAGCAGCTTGGGAAGGACACACAGAGACTGTTGAATATCTTATACAGTCTGGCGCTGATGTTactataagaaataattatggTGAAACTTCCCTTTATTTTGCAGCTCGAAAAGGACACATAAAGACTGTTGAATGCCTTATACAGTTTGGCGCTgatcttaatataaaaaatgaggatggttcaagtccacttcattttgcAGCTTGGAATGGAAACACagagactgttgaatgtcttttaaagtctggcactgat TCTGGTGCTGATGTTAATACCAGAAATAATTATGGCGAAACTCCCCTTTATTTAGCAGCTCGGAAAGGACACAcacagactgttgaatgtcttatACAGTCTGGCGCTgatcttaatataaaaaatgagaaaggtgtaagtccacttcattttgcAGCTTGGAAAGGACACACACGGACTGTTGAATATCTTACACAGTCTGGCGCTGATGTTAATGTAAAACCTGAGGATGGCGCAAGTCAACTTCATTTATCATGTTCTTCTGGATCTATTTTAATTTCACAGACTTGTGAATGTCTTCTCAAATATGGAGCCTATGTTAACTCTAAGGACAAGTATGGCATGACAGCGCTTCATTATGCTAGTCGGAGTGGAGATAAAGAGTGTGTTGCAACTCTTCTGGAGCATGGATCTGACTTAGATATTACAGGTAGAAATGACCGTACAgcttttgatgtagctgttgATGATACTGCTGTTTATTTTCCAAGGCATGTATTAAAACTGAGAGTGGCAAATTTATATGTAAGTGAAAGAAACATAAGGCTCTCAGACAAGACTCAGACAAGTTATCTTGCAAATGAACTCAAGGATCAATTTGTAAGAGAACTAAAACAAATGAGGAGTGAgacaatattttgtaaatataacGTTCTATGA